One genomic segment of Natrononativus amylolyticus includes these proteins:
- a CDS encoding threonine aldolase family protein: MIDLRSDTVTKPDEPMRQAALEADVGDDVYEEDPTVIELESRAADLVGTEAALYVPTGTMGNQVAARVHTEHGQEVLADRSSHVVKYELGGLAQHAGLQVRVLDTERGVPTPEQVEAGYVEEDLHRPGTGLLCLENTHNARGGLAIAPEEISAAADAARDRGVPVHLDGARVFNAATALDVPVTELTGPVDSVMFCLSKGLGAPVGSMLAGSQAFIDRARRTRKLFGGGMRQVGVLAGPGLRALENVDDLETDHENARYLAAGLDEIETLSVQEPETNIVLADVTETGLDVEGVLDRLRGVGVLATPFGPTTIRFCTHRDVDREAVETALERVEEALA, from the coding sequence ATGATCGACCTCCGCTCGGACACGGTGACGAAACCCGACGAACCGATGCGCCAGGCCGCCCTCGAGGCCGACGTCGGCGACGACGTCTACGAGGAGGACCCGACGGTGATCGAACTCGAGTCCCGCGCCGCGGACCTCGTCGGAACGGAGGCGGCGCTGTACGTTCCGACGGGGACGATGGGCAACCAGGTCGCCGCCCGCGTCCACACCGAACACGGCCAGGAGGTGCTCGCGGATCGCTCGAGCCACGTCGTGAAGTACGAACTCGGCGGGCTCGCCCAGCACGCCGGCCTGCAGGTTCGGGTGCTCGACACCGAACGCGGCGTGCCGACGCCGGAGCAGGTCGAGGCGGGGTACGTCGAGGAGGACCTCCACCGGCCGGGGACCGGCTTGCTCTGTCTCGAGAACACCCACAACGCCCGCGGCGGCCTCGCGATCGCTCCGGAGGAGATCTCGGCGGCGGCCGACGCCGCCCGCGACCGCGGCGTTCCCGTCCACCTCGACGGCGCGCGGGTGTTCAACGCCGCGACGGCGCTCGACGTGCCCGTCACCGAACTCACCGGGCCGGTCGACTCCGTGATGTTCTGTCTCTCGAAGGGCCTCGGCGCGCCCGTCGGATCGATGCTCGCCGGCAGCCAGGCGTTCATCGACCGGGCGCGGCGCACCCGCAAGCTGTTCGGCGGCGGAATGCGCCAGGTCGGCGTCCTCGCCGGGCCCGGACTCCGGGCGCTCGAGAACGTCGACGACCTCGAAACGGACCACGAGAACGCCCGGTATCTCGCCGCGGGACTCGACGAGATCGAGACGCTGTCGGTCCAGGAGCCGGAGACGAACATCGTCCTCGCGGACGTAACCGAGACCGGGCTGGACGTCGAGGGCGTCCTCGACCGACTGCGCGGGGTGGGCGTGCTGGCGACGCCGTTCGGTCCGACGACGATTCGATTCTGTACCCACCGGGACGTCGACCGCGAGGCGGTCGAGACGGCGCTCGAGCGCGTCGAAGAGGCGCTCGCGTAA
- a CDS encoding mechanosensitive ion channel family protein, translating into MHPGHSSGGAITAVGDAVSETLATSWFLAVLVALAVWYGSGLAADRVRPTLEERLLRRTTAKAVLLVGRVVLVLYALVPVAGVFGFQPRNVLLSVTVLSVIAGAILAPAARSYVSGLFVLLNRPYDIGDMIEFVEQDERGYVEDVTLRYTKVFTLDNAFLVVPNETMRERDIRNLSAEDERVRASVEVLVTYESDLETARQLLERSARDVEGVITGGPDIRVGQSRFTAQPRAFIREFADHGVLLDLRFWVERPYLPLRVRSDVQERAWERLAEVDVEIAYPHTHHVFDETSGRVRVGLEDAGSASVDGALERVREERTAD; encoded by the coding sequence ATGCACCCAGGACACTCCTCGGGCGGTGCGATCACGGCGGTCGGCGACGCCGTCTCCGAAACGCTCGCGACCTCGTGGTTTCTGGCGGTTCTCGTCGCACTCGCCGTCTGGTACGGCTCCGGACTGGCGGCCGATCGCGTCCGACCCACACTCGAGGAGCGACTCCTCCGGCGAACCACCGCCAAAGCCGTCCTGTTGGTCGGCCGAGTCGTCCTCGTGCTGTACGCGCTCGTCCCCGTCGCGGGCGTGTTCGGCTTTCAGCCGCGGAACGTCCTGCTGTCGGTGACGGTGCTCTCCGTGATCGCCGGCGCGATTCTCGCGCCCGCGGCCCGGAGCTACGTCAGCGGCCTGTTCGTCCTGCTCAACCGTCCCTACGACATCGGCGACATGATCGAGTTCGTCGAGCAGGACGAGCGCGGCTACGTCGAGGACGTCACGCTCCGGTACACCAAGGTGTTCACCCTCGACAACGCGTTTCTGGTCGTCCCCAACGAGACGATGCGCGAACGCGACATCCGGAACCTCTCGGCCGAAGACGAGCGCGTCCGCGCCTCCGTCGAGGTGCTCGTCACCTACGAGAGCGACCTCGAGACGGCGCGCCAATTGCTCGAGCGAAGCGCCCGCGACGTCGAGGGCGTCATCACCGGCGGCCCCGACATCCGGGTGGGGCAGTCGCGGTTTACCGCCCAGCCGCGGGCGTTCATCCGCGAGTTCGCCGATCACGGGGTGTTGCTCGACCTGCGCTTCTGGGTCGAGCGCCCGTACCTGCCGCTGCGGGTTCGCTCGGACGTCCAGGAACGCGCCTGGGAGCGCCTCGCAGAGGTCGACGTGGAGATCGCGTACCCGCACACCCACCACGTCTTCGACGAGACCAGCGGCCGGGTGCGGGTCGGCCTCGAGGACGCCGGTTCGGCGTCCGTCGACGGGGCGCTCGAGCGGGTTCGCGAGGAGCGAACGGCGGACTGA
- a CDS encoding ATP-dependent DNA helicase codes for MSETAGYLRFFPYEQPYENQGEAMDRIYNALSRGQNVLFEGACGTGKTLSSLVPALEIAREQDKTVVITTNVHQQMRQFIAEARAITREEPIRAVVFKGKASMCHIDVGYEECQALRDNTRALVDAERDRAQLERRQGALLEESQGGDGSAADARSAVMGELGDLEERIEDLAEQNVCDHYRNNLLEDTDAFFEWLFDDVRTPDDVYEYADERELCGYELLKEGMEGVDLVVCNYHHLLDSAIREQFFRWIGREPEDIIAVFDEAHNVEDAAREHATRTLTERTLESALDELAESSDPRAEDATNVLSAFATALVDTYEDSLGFGDRERVGDNWEDVPISNEDRRDDLTLAFLQRYSGQGIEGDLEAAMALGQQLDEEYEEAYREGETATRTECQTLQAAAFVSAWMNEGGNEGLYPVVSLRRDLGTEEVYGRAELYSCLPRHVTGRLFDEVFGTVLMSATLQPFAVTEDVLGLEDAVTMAYGLQFPAERRRTYAVETPALFSSDREDPAVQAAVGDAIADAVRMTPGNTLAFFPNYGEAARYAELLEGRTDATVYCDEPGVAVEDLRKRFVAGDEGVLLTSLWGTLAEGVSFDGDDAHTVLVVGVPYPHLDDRAEAVQAAYDAAFEGTETGWRYAVEIPTVRKTRQALGRVIRSPEDVGVRALLDRRYSRRAKSDLGKYSVNGTFPHEEREELLDIDPEKLKFAMLNFYGDHDVYDGAAPQP; via the coding sequence GTGTCCGAGACTGCCGGCTATCTGCGGTTTTTTCCATACGAGCAGCCCTACGAGAACCAGGGTGAGGCGATGGATCGGATCTACAACGCCCTCTCGCGCGGCCAGAACGTCCTCTTCGAGGGAGCCTGCGGGACCGGAAAGACGCTCTCCTCGCTCGTCCCCGCCCTCGAGATCGCTCGCGAGCAGGACAAGACGGTCGTGATCACGACGAACGTCCACCAGCAGATGCGCCAGTTCATCGCCGAGGCGCGGGCGATCACCCGCGAGGAGCCCATCCGCGCGGTCGTGTTCAAGGGAAAGGCCTCGATGTGTCACATCGACGTCGGCTACGAGGAGTGCCAGGCGCTGCGGGACAACACCCGCGCGCTCGTCGACGCCGAACGCGACCGGGCGCAGCTCGAGCGCCGCCAGGGCGCACTCCTCGAGGAAAGCCAGGGCGGCGACGGGAGCGCTGCCGACGCCCGCAGCGCGGTGATGGGCGAACTCGGCGACCTCGAGGAGCGCATCGAAGACCTAGCGGAACAGAACGTCTGTGACCACTACCGGAACAACCTCCTCGAGGACACCGACGCCTTCTTCGAGTGGCTGTTCGATGACGTTCGCACGCCGGACGACGTCTACGAGTACGCCGACGAGCGCGAACTCTGTGGCTACGAACTCCTGAAAGAGGGAATGGAAGGGGTCGACCTCGTCGTCTGTAACTACCACCACCTGCTCGATTCGGCGATCCGCGAACAGTTCTTCCGCTGGATCGGCCGCGAACCCGAGGACATCATCGCCGTCTTCGACGAGGCCCACAACGTCGAGGACGCCGCCCGCGAGCACGCCACCCGCACGCTCACGGAGCGAACGCTCGAATCCGCCCTCGACGAACTCGCCGAGAGCAGCGACCCGCGGGCCGAGGACGCGACCAACGTCCTTTCGGCCTTCGCAACCGCACTCGTCGACACCTACGAGGACTCGCTGGGTTTCGGCGACCGCGAGCGTGTCGGCGACAACTGGGAGGACGTGCCGATCTCGAACGAGGATCGCCGCGACGACCTCACGCTCGCCTTCCTCCAGCGCTACTCGGGCCAGGGAATCGAGGGCGACCTCGAGGCCGCGATGGCGCTGGGCCAGCAACTCGACGAGGAGTACGAGGAGGCCTACCGCGAGGGCGAGACGGCGACCCGCACCGAGTGCCAGACCCTCCAGGCGGCCGCGTTCGTCAGCGCCTGGATGAACGAGGGCGGCAACGAGGGGCTCTACCCCGTCGTCTCGCTCCGCCGGGACCTGGGGACCGAGGAGGTGTACGGTCGCGCGGAGCTGTACAGCTGTCTCCCCCGGCACGTCACCGGCCGGCTGTTCGACGAGGTGTTCGGAACCGTCCTGATGAGCGCCACCCTCCAGCCCTTTGCCGTCACCGAGGACGTGCTGGGACTCGAGGACGCGGTGACGATGGCCTACGGGCTCCAGTTCCCCGCCGAACGCCGCCGAACGTACGCCGTCGAGACGCCGGCGCTGTTCTCGAGCGACCGCGAGGACCCCGCGGTGCAGGCCGCCGTCGGCGACGCGATCGCCGACGCCGTCCGGATGACCCCCGGCAACACGCTCGCCTTCTTCCCGAACTACGGCGAGGCCGCCCGGTACGCGGAGTTGCTCGAGGGTCGAACCGACGCGACGGTGTACTGCGACGAGCCGGGGGTCGCCGTCGAGGACCTCCGAAAGCGGTTCGTCGCCGGCGACGAGGGCGTCCTCCTCACCTCGCTGTGGGGTACCCTCGCCGAGGGGGTGAGCTTCGACGGCGACGACGCCCACACGGTGCTCGTCGTCGGGGTTCCCTACCCGCACTTAGACGACCGTGCGGAGGCCGTCCAGGCCGCCTACGACGCCGCCTTCGAGGGGACCGAAACCGGCTGGCGCTACGCCGTCGAGATTCCCACCGTCAGGAAGACCAGGCAGGCGCTCGGCCGGGTGATCCGCTCGCCCGAGGACGTCGGCGTGCGCGCGCTGCTGGATCGGCGCTACTCGAGGCGGGCGAAGTCCGACCTCGGCAAGTACAGCGTCAACGGCACCTTCCCGCACGAGGAGCGTGAGGAGTTGCTCGACATCGACCCCGAGAAGCTCAAGTTCGCGATGCTCAACTTCTACGGCGATCACGACGTCTACGACGGCGCGGCGCCCCAGCCGTAG
- a CDS encoding metallophosphoesterase, giving the protein MIAVFSDTHSSGGHELEGEALVAAREADAVVHAGDFTSVAALEAFQRTCPVLFAVHGNADSSAVRERLPTDRVVEEGGVRIAVTHRRNGGETGLAMFGRSRDADVVVSGHTHRPGLTKTEDVLLVNPGSHAQPRGNRPGFALLEPTADGLAVRVLEPDGTLLERATA; this is encoded by the coding sequence ATGATCGCCGTCTTCTCCGATACTCACAGCAGCGGCGGACACGAACTCGAGGGCGAGGCGCTGGTCGCCGCCCGCGAGGCCGACGCCGTCGTCCACGCGGGCGATTTCACCAGCGTCGCCGCTCTCGAGGCGTTCCAGCGGACCTGTCCGGTGCTGTTCGCCGTCCACGGCAACGCCGACTCGAGTGCGGTCCGCGAGCGGCTGCCGACCGACCGGGTCGTCGAGGAGGGGGGCGTCCGAATCGCGGTCACGCACCGTCGAAACGGCGGCGAGACGGGGCTGGCGATGTTCGGACGCTCCCGCGACGCCGACGTCGTCGTCTCGGGACACACGCACCGGCCGGGGCTCACGAAAACTGAGGACGTGCTCCTGGTCAACCCGGGGAGCCACGCCCAGCCGCGGGGAAACCGACCGGGGTTCGCGCTCCTCGAGCCGACAGCCGACGGGCTCGCGGTCCGGGTTCTCGAACCCGACGGAACGCTCCTCGAGCGTGCGACCGCGTAG